The genomic segment CAGAAAAATCATATGGGGTCGGCGAGCGCCATTGCAAGCGCCTACCGGACACAGCGCCCGCAGCGTGTGTGCCTGTGCACGGAAGGCGCGGCAATCAGCCACGCACCTCGCCCTCGCCCAGCACCACGTACTTGAGCGAGGTCAGGCCTTCGATGCCCACTGGGCCCCGGGCATGGAACTTGTCGGTGCTGATGCCGATTTCGGCACCCAGGCCGTACTCAAAACCATCGGCAAAGCGGGTGCTGGCGTTGACCATGACGCTGGCCGAGTCCACCTCGCGCAAGAAGCGCTGGGCGTGCATGTGGTCGCGGGTCAGGATGGCGTCGGTGTGGTGGCTGCTGTAGTGGTTGATGTGGGCAATCGCCTCATCCACCCCTTCGACCACCTTGATGCTGATGATGGGCGCCAAGTATTCCTCGAACCAATCTTGCTCGGTGGCGTCTTTCAGGTTGGCCCCGGTGACCTGGCTCAAGATGGCCTTGGCCTTGGGGCAGCATCGCATTTCCACGCCCTTGGCGGCATAGATCGCCCCGATTTTGGGCAGGAATTCGGCCGCCACACCACGCGCCACCAAGAGACTTTCGCTGGCGTTGCAGGGGCTGTATTTTTGGGTTTTGGCGTTGTCGGCCACCCGGGTGGCCATGTCGATGTCGCACGGGTCGTCCACATAGGTGTGGCAGTTGCCATCCAGGTGCTTGATCACGGGCACTTTGGCTTCGGCGCTGATGCGCTCGATCAGGCCTTTGCCGCCCCGCGGGATGACCACGTCCACAAACTGCGGCATGGTGATGAGCTGGCCCACGGCGGCGCGGTCGGTGGTTTGCACCAATTGCACCGCATCAAGTGGCAGGCCGCTCTCGGTCAAGGCCTGCTGCACCAATTTGGCCAAGGCCTTGTTCGATTCAATCGCCTCTGAACCACCGCGCAAGATGCAGGCGTTGCCGCTTTTGATGGACAGGCTGGCCGCTTCGATGGTCACATTGGGTCGGCTCTCGAAAATCATGCCGAACACGCCAATCGGCACGCGCATCTGACCCACGCGAATGCCGCTGGGTACCTGCTTCAAGCCGATGATTTCGCCGATCACATCGGGCATGGCGGCCAACTGCTCGCAGCCCTGGGCGCAGGTTTCCAGCACCTGGGGACTGAGTTTGAGGCGGTCGACCAGGGGCTCGGCCAGGCCAGCGGCGCGGGCTCGCTCCAAATCTTTGGCGTTGTCCAGCTGCAAAGCATCGGTGTTGGCGCGCAACAAGGCGGCCAAATGGCGCAAAGCCTTGTTTTTGGTGGCAGCCGAGGCCTTGGCCATCAAAGCCGAAGCTTGTTTGGCCTGCTGGCCCAAGGCCTGGACGTGTTCGGCGGTGTTCAATTCAGTCATTCGACCATTTTCGCAGATGCGCCCAGCCGCTCAGCGGACCCCGCAAAAACGCGAAAAGCGCAGCGCCAGCCGTTGCAGGGCTTGCCAGGGGTCGGTCGGCCAGTCGGGGACTTTGAGGCCTTTGACGATGCCGTCCACCTGATGCGCCGCTTGCAGCAAACCATTCAGACGGGCTTCGGTCATGCGGGGCAGCACACGTTCAAACAAGCGCTCCCGCGGCCCCCACACGCGCTGTTCGCGCAAGGCCAAGGGCATGGGCTTGCCTGCGGCGATGGCGTCTTTGACGCGTTTGAGAGCGCGGATGTCTTCGGCCAGCGTGTAGTGCACCAGCACCGCAGCTTCGCCCTCGGCCTGCAGACCGTCGAGCATGCGCTGCACGCGGGCCACCTGGCCCGACAACACCGACTCCGACAGCTTGAAGACGTCGTAGCGGGCCACATTGACCACGGCCGACTCGACTTGTTCTTGATTGAGTTCACCGGGTGGATGAAGCAAACCGAGTTTTTGGATCTCTTGGTGAGCGGCCAACAAGTTGCCTTCCACGCGGTCGGCAAAAAACTGCAAGGTGCGCTGGCCCTCTTCGCCTGCCACCACGCGCTGGCCTTGCTGCTGCAAGCGCTGCGCGATCCAATGGGGCAGTGCGTTGCGGTCCACCGGGTCGACCTGGATCGACACGCCCGAGTTTTCCAAGGCGCCAAACCAGGCCCCTTTGCGGGTGGCGGCATCCAGGCGAGGCAGCAAAAACAGCGTCAGGGTGCTGTCGTTGCCTTGGGCAGACGCGGCCAGTTGCTGAATGGCGGTGCTGCCCTCCTTGCCCGGCTTGCCTGAAGGCACGCGCACTTCCACGATTTGTTTGTCCGCAAACAGGCTGAGCGAGCCGCCTGCGGCCAGCACTTCGCTCCAATCAAAGTGTGCACCCGAGACGGTGTGCACGCTGCGCTCGGTGTAGCCTTGAGCGCGCGCCGTGGCGCGGATGGCGTCGACGGCTTCCTGGATCAGCAAGGCCTCGTCGCCGTGCAATACGTACAGGCTGCGCAAGCCTTTTTGCAGGTGCGCAGACAACTGTGGAAGGGCCAACTGCATGGACGCGCTCAATCCCGGGGCATCAAGGCCGGGAGGCCGGGCCGGACGCAGGCGCTGCAGCGGGCACTGCCGTACCCGCCGGCCTGGGCAAACTGCCCGGCTTGACCGCCGACAAACGGCGCATGATTTGCTGCACGACATCGGTCTGCATGTCGCGGTACAAGATGCCCATCTCGATTTCTTTGGACAATGCCGCCGTCTCGGTGAAGCTCAAATCACGCTGCTGGGCCAAAGTGACGGGCTCGATCAGATCAAGGCCTTGCGGTGTGCGCAAGCGAAACTGCACTTGCAAGCGCAATTGCAGTTCGCGCACCTGCCCGGTTGCGCTCACCCCGACAGGCACTTGCTGACGGGTTTCACTGAGGATGTCCAAAATGGCATCCGCCTTGGGCATTTCCTTGGGCTCGGTCAAGAGCGCTATGCGCCCCGATCCGAGCAAGTTGCGCCGCAACTCCACGCCCAAAGGCGAGGTGGTGGAAAAATTCGCATACAAGGTCTGGAACGCGAAATCGTTGGTTTGGCGCAGCTGAAACCCGCATCCCGAGAGCCAGGCGGGCAAGGCAGCTAAGCCCGCAGCGGTCAACAAGAATCGGCGTGAGGGTTTCATGCTGGGTTTACACAACAATGTTGACCAAGCGACCCGGCACCACGATGACCTTCTTGGGCGCAGCACCGGCGGCCTGCTTGACAAAGGCTTCGCTGGCCAGGGCAGCGGCTTCGATGTGCGCTTTGTCGGCGGCAGCAGGCACCAGGATGGCCCCCCGCAGCTTGCCATTGATCTGCAGCATCAGCTCGATCTGGTCACGCTCGAGCGCCGACTCGTCCACCGCGGGCCAAGGCGCGTCGAGCAATTCGCCAGCAGCCTTGGCATAACCCAGTTGCTGCCAAATCTCGTCGGTGATGTGTGGGCAGGCGGGGTAGAGCATGCGCATCAAGAGCGACACGCCTTCGCACAGGGCGGCGGTGTCACCCGCGTGGAAAGGTCCACTGCCGTCGGGCTTGAAATCTTCCAGTGCATTGAGCAGCTTCATGCAGCCCGAGACCACGGTGTTGTACTGCATGCGCTCGTAGTCGTAGCCCACTTGCTTGAGTACCAAGTGCATCTCGCGGCGCAGGGCTTTGGCGGCGTCGCCCAAAGCGGCTTGGCTCAGGTCTTGGCTGGTGGCCGATCGCAGCAGTTCGTGGTGCTTGAACGCAAAGTTCCAGACCCGGCGCAAGAAGCGGTAGCTGCCTTCCACGGCCGAGTCGTTCCATTCCAGCGTGACCTCGGGCGGCGCGGTGAACATGGTGTACAAGCGCGCGGTGTCGGCGCCGTATTTTTCGATCAGGTCCTGCGGGTCCACGCCATTGTTCTTGGACTTGGACATGGTGCCCACGCCTTCGTAGTCTATTGGCGTGCCCACGGGCAAACGGCCGTCGCCGCTGTCGGCTTCGTTCTTGAGCTTGGCACCCACCACTTTGCCGGTGTCGTCGAGCACATGCTCGATATCGTGCGGCCAGAAGTAGTCCTTGCCGCCTTTGGCAGTGCGGCGCGAATAAATGTGGTTCAGCACCATGCCTTGCGTGAGCAGCTTGGTGAAGGGCTCATCGACCTTGACCAGGCCCAAATCGCGCATGACCTTGGTCCAAAAACGCGCGTACAGCAGGTGCAAAATCGCGTGCTCGATGCCGCCGATGTACTGGTCCATCGGCATCCAGTAATCTGCGCCCTCGGCCACCATCTTGTCGGTGTTGGTCGGGTCGCAATAGCGCATGAAGTACCAGGACGAATCCACAAAGGTGTCCATGGTGTCGGTCTCACGGCGGGCGGGTTTTCCGCACACCGGGCAAGTGACGCCGGCATGAAAACCTTGGTGCTTGTGCAGCGGGTTGCCCGATCCATCGGGGATGCAGTCTTGCGGCAAGACCACCGGCAGGTCTTTTTCGGGCACGGGCACCGCGCCATGTTCGTCGCAATGGATGATCGGGATCGGTGTGCCCCAGTAACGCTGGCGGCTCACGCCCCAGTCGCGCAAACGCCAGGTGGTTTTTTTCTCGCCCAGACCTTTGGCAGCGAGCAGCTCGGCGACTTTGTAAACAGCGGCTTTTTGCGTCAAGCCGTCGAGTTCACCGGAATTGATGCACACGCCGTCTTTGGTCGCATACCACTCTGCCCAGGTCGTTGCGTCAAAAGAGGCCTTGGCGTTGCCTGCGTTGGGCAACGATGTTGAGCTTGCGTCTGAGGCGCCCGACGCAGGCGACGACAAGGCCGCACCACGCTGAGCGACGACTTGCTGGATCGGCAAGGCGTACTTCAAAGCAAACGCAAAGTCGCGCTCGTCGTGTGCAGGCACACCCATCACCGCGCCGTCGCCGTAGCTCATCAGCACGTAATTGCCCACCCACACCTCCACCTGCGCGCCGGTCAGAGGATGCGTGACGAACAGGCCCGTGGCCATGCCCTTTTTCTCTTGCGTGGCCAGCTCAGCCTCGGTCGTGCCGCCGCTCTTGCACTCTTCCAAAAACGCCGCCAAGGCGGGGTTGGACGAGGCCGCATGCAGCGCCAGCGGGTGCTCGGCGGCCACCGCACAAAACGTGACGCCCATGATGGTGTCGGCGCGGGTGGTGAAGACGTACATCTTGCCGTCGCCGATCAAAGCGCCATCAGCGCCCGCAATGCTGTGCGGGAACGCAAAGCGCACGCCTTCGGATTTGCCAATCCAGTTTTCCTGCATCAGCCGCACTTTGTCAGGCCAGCCATTGAGGGTGGCCTGGTCGTTGCCGATCTGCACGTGGTCAAGCAGCTCTTGGGCATACGAGGTGATGTTCAGGTAGTAGCCCGGAATCTCGCGTTTTTCGACCGGAGCGCCTGTGCGCCAGCCTTTGCCGTCAATCACCTGTTCGTTGGCCAGCACCGTCTGGTCCACCGGGTCCCAGTTGACGACCTGGGTCTTGCGGTAGGCGATGCCTTTTTCGAGCATCTTCAAAAACAACCACTGGTTCCACTTGTAGTACGTCGGGTCGCAGGTGGCGACTTCGCGCGACCAGTCGATGGCCAAGCCCATCGCCTGCATCTGCTTTTTCATGTAAGCGATGTTCTCGTAGGTCCACTTGGCCGGGGGCACGCCGTTTTTCAGCGCAGCGTTTTCGGCGGGCAGGCCAAAAGCGTCCCAGCCCATGGGCATCAAGACGTTGTAGCCCTTCATGCGCAAGCTGCGCGTGAGCATGTCATTGATGGTGTAGTTGCGCACATGGCCCATGTGCAGCTTGCCGCTGGGGTAGGGCAGCATGGAGCAGGCGTAAAACTTCTTTTTACTTGCGTCTTCGGTGACGCGGTAGGCGTCGCGGGCCGTCCAGCGGGACTGCGCTGCGGGTTCGACTTCGAGGTGGTTGTACTTGTCTTGCATAGTCTGCAATTGTAGGCTGGCGCGCGTGTTGTTCTGGGTGAAATGACCAGCGCTGGTGACCCGCAGGGCGGGCATCGTGCCTCTTGGTTCGCGGGCTTTACCGGTCAGCGCTTGGGGGTGGACGGCGTCTGGGCAACGAACCCAATGCGCGACAGCCCGGCTTTTTGGGCCAGACCCATGGTTTCGACGATGCGGCCATAAGGGACGGACTCGTCGGCACGCAGTTCCAGCTCGGCATTGGGGTTGCGCTTGGCCGCTTCGGCCAAACGCAGGCGCAGGGCTTCTGCGGTGATGGGCTTGTCGTTCAGGTACACCGTGCCTTGGGCGTCCACCACCAAAGACAGCGCCTGAGGCGATGCCCCGGCCTCGCCGCCCTCAGCCTGTGGCAAGTCCAAGCGAATGGCACTGGTCATCAAGGGTGCCGTCAAAATGAAGATCACCAGCAACACCAGCATCACGTCCACCATGGGGGTGACGTTGATCTCGCTCATGGGTGCATGCGGCTTGTGGGTTTCAAG from the Limnohabitans sp. 2KL-27 genome contains:
- the lptE gene encoding LPS assembly lipoprotein LptE gives rise to the protein MKPSRRFLLTAAGLAALPAWLSGCGFQLRQTNDFAFQTLYANFSTTSPLGVELRRNLLGSGRIALLTEPKEMPKADAILDILSETRQQVPVGVSATGQVRELQLRLQVQFRLRTPQGLDLIEPVTLAQQRDLSFTETAALSKEIEMGILYRDMQTDVVQQIMRRLSAVKPGSLPRPAGTAVPAAAPASGPASRP
- the leuS gene encoding leucine--tRNA ligase, which gives rise to MQDKYNHLEVEPAAQSRWTARDAYRVTEDASKKKFYACSMLPYPSGKLHMGHVRNYTINDMLTRSLRMKGYNVLMPMGWDAFGLPAENAALKNGVPPAKWTYENIAYMKKQMQAMGLAIDWSREVATCDPTYYKWNQWLFLKMLEKGIAYRKTQVVNWDPVDQTVLANEQVIDGKGWRTGAPVEKREIPGYYLNITSYAQELLDHVQIGNDQATLNGWPDKVRLMQENWIGKSEGVRFAFPHSIAGADGALIGDGKMYVFTTRADTIMGVTFCAVAAEHPLALHAASSNPALAAFLEECKSGGTTEAELATQEKKGMATGLFVTHPLTGAQVEVWVGNYVLMSYGDGAVMGVPAHDERDFAFALKYALPIQQVVAQRGAALSSPASGASDASSTSLPNAGNAKASFDATTWAEWYATKDGVCINSGELDGLTQKAAVYKVAELLAAKGLGEKKTTWRLRDWGVSRQRYWGTPIPIIHCDEHGAVPVPEKDLPVVLPQDCIPDGSGNPLHKHQGFHAGVTCPVCGKPARRETDTMDTFVDSSWYFMRYCDPTNTDKMVAEGADYWMPMDQYIGGIEHAILHLLYARFWTKVMRDLGLVKVDEPFTKLLTQGMVLNHIYSRRTAKGGKDYFWPHDIEHVLDDTGKVVGAKLKNEADSGDGRLPVGTPIDYEGVGTMSKSKNNGVDPQDLIEKYGADTARLYTMFTAPPEVTLEWNDSAVEGSYRFLRRVWNFAFKHHELLRSATSQDLSQAALGDAAKALRREMHLVLKQVGYDYERMQYNTVVSGCMKLLNALEDFKPDGSGPFHAGDTAALCEGVSLLMRMLYPACPHITDEIWQQLGYAKAAGELLDAPWPAVDESALERDQIELMLQINGKLRGAILVPAAADKAHIEAAALASEAFVKQAAGAAPKKVIVVPGRLVNIVV
- a CDS encoding glutamate-5-semialdehyde dehydrogenase yields the protein MTELNTAEHVQALGQQAKQASALMAKASAATKNKALRHLAALLRANTDALQLDNAKDLERARAAGLAEPLVDRLKLSPQVLETCAQGCEQLAAMPDVIGEIIGLKQVPSGIRVGQMRVPIGVFGMIFESRPNVTIEAASLSIKSGNACILRGGSEAIESNKALAKLVQQALTESGLPLDAVQLVQTTDRAAVGQLITMPQFVDVVIPRGGKGLIERISAEAKVPVIKHLDGNCHTYVDDPCDIDMATRVADNAKTQKYSPCNASESLLVARGVAAEFLPKIGAIYAAKGVEMRCCPKAKAILSQVTGANLKDATEQDWFEEYLAPIISIKVVEGVDEAIAHINHYSSHHTDAILTRDHMHAQRFLREVDSASVMVNASTRFADGFEYGLGAEIGISTDKFHARGPVGIEGLTSLKYVVLGEGEVRG
- a CDS encoding biopolymer transporter ExbD, producing MAFGRLETHKPHAPMSEINVTPMVDVMLVLLVIFILTAPLMTSAIRLDLPQAEGGEAGASPQALSLVVDAQGTVYLNDKPITAEALRLRLAEAAKRNPNAELELRADESVPYGRIVETMGLAQKAGLSRIGFVAQTPSTPKR
- the holA gene encoding DNA polymerase III subunit delta translates to MQLALPQLSAHLQKGLRSLYVLHGDEALLIQEAVDAIRATARAQGYTERSVHTVSGAHFDWSEVLAAGGSLSLFADKQIVEVRVPSGKPGKEGSTAIQQLAASAQGNDSTLTLFLLPRLDAATRKGAWFGALENSGVSIQVDPVDRNALPHWIAQRLQQQGQRVVAGEEGQRTLQFFADRVEGNLLAAHQEIQKLGLLHPPGELNQEQVESAVVNVARYDVFKLSESVLSGQVARVQRMLDGLQAEGEAAVLVHYTLAEDIRALKRVKDAIAAGKPMPLALREQRVWGPRERLFERVLPRMTEARLNGLLQAAHQVDGIVKGLKVPDWPTDPWQALQRLALRFSRFCGVR